In Nitrospirota bacterium, a single window of DNA contains:
- a CDS encoding RsbRD N-terminal domain-containing protein, producing the protein MEKRSEILGRWFDAILDTYPADTASFLKNQKDRFHNPVGYTIYEGIAGIFDEIIKEAGDFDGASPFLDNIIRIRAIQDFAPSSAVSFVVLLKRIIRDELKAANGAFAVSSEELSLLDSKIDNLVLLSFDIYMGCRERLYEIKANEVKRNTFRLLQRAKLICEAQEDEPGLDDNNQERKEVTK; encoded by the coding sequence TTGGAGAAAAGGTCTGAGATTTTAGGCAGATGGTTCGATGCGATTTTAGACACATATCCTGCTGACACTGCAAGCTTTCTCAAGAATCAAAAAGACAGGTTTCATAATCCAGTAGGCTACACAATCTACGAAGGCATAGCCGGCATCTTCGATGAGATTATTAAGGAGGCTGGAGATTTTGACGGTGCATCTCCTTTCCTTGACAATATCATTAGAATCAGGGCTATTCAGGATTTCGCTCCATCTTCTGCAGTGTCCTTTGTTGTCCTCCTGAAGAGAATAATCAGGGACGAGCTGAAGGCTGCAAACGGTGCATTTGCGGTCTCTTCCGAGGAACTATCATTGCTTGATTCCAAAATAGACAATCTTGTCCTTTTGTCCTTTGACATATATATGGGATGCCGTGAGAGGCTTTACGAAATCAAGGCAAACGAGGTTAAAAGAAACACCTTTAGACTTTTACAAAGGGCAAAACTGATATGTGAGGCACAGGAAGACGAGCCTGGCCTTGATGATAACAATCAAGAAAGAAAAGAGGTAACAAAATGA
- a CDS encoding biopolymer transporter ExbD, with the protein MRIERHRKALSEINVTPLVDVMLVLLVIFMVTAPLLQQGIDVNLPKAKGKELSVKERINLTIKKDGRIYMNENPISLKEMRIKLNSISKLNPNVYFRADRNIPYGTIVEVISEVREAGIERLGMITEPSASIK; encoded by the coding sequence ATGCGAATTGAAAGGCATAGAAAAGCACTATCAGAGATAAATGTCACGCCCCTCGTAGATGTTATGTTAGTGCTCCTCGTCATATTCATGGTCACAGCACCCCTCTTACAGCAGGGCATAGATGTGAACCTGCCTAAGGCAAAGGGAAAGGAGCTTTCAGTAAAAGAAAGGATAAACCTCACGATTAAAAAAGACGGTAGAATCTACATGAACGAAAACCCAATCTCTTTAAAAGAGATGAGGATTAAACTGAATTCGATAAGCAAGCTGAACCCAAATGTATATTTCAGGGCAGACAGAAATATTCCTTATGGCACGATTGTAGAGGTTATATCAGAGGTCAGGGAGGCAGGGATAGAAAGATTAGGAATGATTACCGAGCCTTCGGCAAGCATAAAGTAA
- a CDS encoding TusE/DsrC/DsvC family sulfur relay protein: MGQMEFQGKQIEVDDDGYIVNLGDWSPELAAHLAGQDGITLTDAHWEIINFLREYYQKYQIAPMIKILVKEIGKVMGPEKGNTKYLYELYPAGPAKQACRFAGLPKPTGCV; this comes from the coding sequence ATGGGTCAGATGGAATTTCAGGGAAAACAGATTGAGGTTGACGACGATGGTTATATCGTAAACCTTGGTGATTGGTCTCCTGAGCTGGCAGCGCATCTGGCAGGGCAGGACGGCATCACACTGACAGATGCTCACTGGGAAATAATCAATTTCCTCAGAGAGTATTACCAGAAGTATCAGATAGCTCCTATGATCAAGATACTCGTTAAGGAGATAGGAAAGGTGATGGGACCAGAGAAAGGAAACACAAAGTATCTGTATGAGCTTTATCCTGCAGGTCCTGCAAAACAGGCATGCAGATTTGCCGGGCTTCCAAAGCCAACTGGCTGTGTATAG
- the tolB gene encoding Tol-Pal system beta propeller repeat protein TolB, protein MKRCIALVLILFFLATPTISNAEVSIVISSHERQMPIAISDFSGTHGKELSDVIADDLRYTGLFLVLEKDAFIEKPEQAFRRENWSVIQADVVLKGNVEVGENISVNISLYDVSDGTEILIKKYEAGSALLRQIGHSIANDIYMKITGNAGVFRTKIAFIVRGDSGKELYLMDWDGQRIKRLGFIAPVIVSPRWSRDGLGLLYSAQRDGRWGIYILTLSEAKERLIHSSKAMLMAGDITGNEIIFSSSQKGTPDIYLYEITRNETRNLTSMRGIEVSPSFSPDAETIAFVSDMGGSPQVYTMDKNGYNINRVTFEGSYNTSPSWSPSGDKIAFVGEYKGKNQIFLVSPNGFDQKRLTEHGNNEDPSFSPDGRFITFTSDRDGEKTIYIMRADGEEQKRITPKGLKASGPRWSPN, encoded by the coding sequence ATGAAAAGGTGCATAGCCTTGGTCCTGATATTATTTTTTTTGGCAACCCCTACTATATCCAATGCAGAGGTCAGTATAGTTATCAGCTCTCATGAAAGGCAGATGCCCATTGCCATATCAGACTTTTCGGGCACTCATGGGAAAGAGCTATCCGATGTAATAGCAGATGACCTTAGATACACAGGGCTTTTCCTCGTCTTAGAAAAGGATGCATTCATAGAGAAACCCGAGCAGGCATTCAGAAGGGAAAACTGGAGCGTTATTCAGGCAGATGTAGTGCTTAAGGGAAATGTAGAGGTAGGGGAAAACATCTCTGTCAATATATCGCTCTATGATGTATCGGATGGGACAGAGATATTAATAAAAAAATACGAAGCAGGCAGTGCCCTTCTAAGACAGATAGGACATAGCATTGCAAACGACATCTATATGAAGATTACAGGCAATGCAGGTGTCTTCAGGACAAAGATAGCCTTCATCGTCAGAGGGGATAGCGGAAAAGAGCTTTATCTTATGGACTGGGACGGCCAGAGGATAAAGAGATTAGGCTTCATAGCACCTGTCATTGTTTCCCCAAGATGGTCGAGGGATGGCTTGGGTCTTCTTTATTCGGCACAAAGGGACGGAAGATGGGGAATCTATATCTTGACACTCTCTGAGGCAAAAGAGAGGCTTATCCATTCCTCAAAAGCTATGCTCATGGCAGGAGACATCACAGGCAATGAGATTATTTTTTCCTCCTCGCAAAAAGGCACGCCTGACATCTACTTATATGAAATCACAAGAAATGAGACGAGAAACCTTACATCCATGAGAGGCATCGAGGTCTCCCCTTCGTTTTCCCCTGATGCTGAAACCATAGCATTCGTCTCTGACATGGGAGGCTCTCCTCAGGTTTACACAATGGACAAGAATGGTTATAATATAAATCGTGTTACCTTTGAGGGCTCATATAATACCTCGCCTTCATGGTCGCCATCAGGCGACAAGATTGCATTTGTGGGAGAATATAAAGGGAAAAACCAGATATTCTTGGTCAGCCCCAATGGCTTTGACCAAAAGAGGCTTACTGAGCATGGAAATAACGAGGACCCAAGTTTTTCTCCTGATGGAAGGTTCATTACATTTACATCGGACAGGGATGGAGAGAAGACAATATATATAATGAGGGCTGATGGCGAAGAACAAAAAAGGATAACACCAAAAGGATTAAAGGCATCGGGACCAAGATGGTCGCCGAATTAA
- the ybgF gene encoding tol-pal system protein YbgF, producing the protein MKTDINTLKSDSYETKKELSELNKAFSQISKDIENLLPEIEKISKEDSLSAIKESQSSLFAQVSDLLKEIQALRGKHDEDKHSAENSLKEAMKEVALLKAKLDEIDKALSTYKERLTVVEEKQKKAEKPIADPLPDEEKLYKEALDIFNEKKYNEAREKFSSFLKSFPAHRLSGNAQFWIGETYYGQKDFENAILSYEEVMKKFKDSPKVPSAMLKQAIAFIETGDIRAGAGRLKDLIEKYPDSEEAKTAQKKLKGLKTP; encoded by the coding sequence ATGAAGACTGACATCAACACCCTTAAAAGCGACTCCTATGAGACAAAAAAGGAGCTCTCGGAGTTAAATAAGGCTTTTTCTCAAATAAGCAAAGACATCGAGAATCTCCTACCAGAGATTGAAAAAATATCTAAGGAGGATTCCTTATCTGCGATAAAGGAAAGCCAGTCATCGCTTTTCGCTCAGGTCAGTGACCTCTTAAAGGAGATTCAGGCTCTAAGGGGAAAACACGACGAGGACAAACACTCAGCTGAAAACTCTTTGAAAGAGGCGATGAAGGAAGTGGCATTGCTCAAGGCAAAACTCGATGAGATAGATAAGGCACTAAGCACATATAAAGAGCGTCTGACAGTAGTTGAGGAAAAACAAAAGAAAGCCGAAAAGCCAATAGCAGATCCCCTGCCTGACGAGGAAAAGCTCTATAAAGAGGCACTGGACATCTTCAATGAAAAGAAATATAACGAGGCAAGAGAAAAGTTCTCCTCGTTTCTTAAGAGCTTTCCAGCTCACAGGCTTTCTGGCAATGCCCAGTTCTGGATAGGAGAGACATACTATGGTCAGAAGGACTTTGAAAATGCCATACTTTCCTACGAGGAGGTGATGAAAAAATTTAAGGACAGTCCAAAGGTCCCCTCTGCAATGCTCAAGCAGGCAATAGCATTCATCGAAACAGGCGACATACGGGCAGGTGCAGGCAGACTAAAAGACCTAATCGAAAAATACCCTGATTCAGAAGAGGCAAAAACCGCCCAAAAGAAACTCAAGGGATTAAAAACCCCATAG
- the tolQ gene encoding protein TolQ: MENSVLNLIFQAGTVVKAVLLILLFFSVMSWAIIFFKHRYLKQAGKQNAVFLRAYSSGGEIKELFIEAKKYKLSPICNVFREVYSERLHPDRQEIRRALRRYETLEAEKLERYLNFLATTGSTTPFIGLFGTVWGIMNSFRNIGEAGSATLAVVAPGIAEALIATAMGLLAAIPAVIAYNYYLSRTRSIIIQMEDFSEELIEIFPLKTHAN, from the coding sequence ATGGAAAACTCTGTATTAAATCTCATATTTCAGGCAGGGACTGTTGTAAAGGCGGTCCTCTTAATACTTCTTTTTTTCTCGGTTATGTCGTGGGCAATAATCTTTTTCAAGCATCGCTATCTAAAGCAGGCAGGCAAACAAAATGCTGTTTTTTTAAGGGCATATAGCTCTGGAGGCGAGATAAAAGAACTTTTTATAGAGGCAAAGAAATACAAGCTGAGCCCAATCTGTAATGTATTCCGTGAGGTCTACTCAGAGAGGCTTCATCCTGATAGGCAGGAGATAAGAAGGGCACTAAGAAGGTATGAGACATTGGAGGCTGAAAAACTCGAAAGGTATCTTAATTTCCTTGCCACAACAGGCTCCACAACGCCATTCATAGGGCTTTTTGGCACAGTATGGGGCATAATGAACTCATTTAGAAACATAGGTGAAGCAGGCAGTGCCACATTAGCAGTTGTTGCCCCTGGCATAGCAGAGGCACTTATTGCAACTGCAATGGGGCTTCTTGCGGCAATCCCTGCTGTCATTGCGTATAACTATTATCTAAGCAGAACAAGAAGCATAATAATCCAGATGGAGGACTTCTCAGAAGAGCTCATCGAGATTTTTCCCTTAAAGACACATGCGAATTGA
- the dsrM gene encoding sulfate reduction electron transfer complex DsrMKJOP subunit DsrM translates to MRAVIPFIAVLVLVLLAFIGVEVGKLNFLFAVVIPYVAISVFTIGFISRVVKWGKSPVPFRIPTTCGQQKSLPWIKDSKIENPSSTFGVIVRMALEVLLFRSLFRNLKTEMKSGKIVYGSEKYLWLAGLAFHWSFLFVLIRHYRFFIGKVPAFIGLVEGLDSFLQVGVPLLYITDVAILAAVTYLFIRRVYLPQVRYISLPADYFPLFLIFGIAASGVLMRYFYKTHIVAVKELAMSLVSFAPKVPEGIGVIFYIHLFLVSTLIAYFPFSKLMHMGGVFMSPTRNLTGNSREKRHINPWDYPVKVHTYEEYENDFRDKMKSVGIPVEKE, encoded by the coding sequence ATGAGAGCCGTGATTCCATTTATTGCGGTATTAGTATTAGTTTTGCTTGCCTTCATAGGAGTAGAGGTAGGGAAGCTAAACTTCTTATTCGCGGTTGTCATCCCCTATGTGGCTATTTCGGTGTTTACCATAGGGTTCATTTCGAGAGTCGTTAAATGGGGCAAGAGTCCTGTGCCTTTCCGCATACCAACGACATGCGGACAGCAAAAATCCCTTCCGTGGATTAAAGACAGTAAGATAGAGAACCCCTCGAGCACATTTGGGGTTATCGTAAGGATGGCACTTGAGGTGCTCCTTTTCCGTTCGCTGTTTAGAAATCTGAAGACAGAGATGAAGTCAGGGAAAATCGTTTATGGCTCAGAAAAGTATCTCTGGCTGGCAGGGCTTGCGTTTCACTGGTCATTCCTTTTCGTCCTCATCAGGCACTACAGGTTCTTTATAGGAAAGGTGCCTGCTTTCATTGGTCTTGTTGAGGGGCTCGATAGTTTCCTTCAGGTAGGTGTGCCTTTGCTTTATATAACGGATGTGGCTATATTAGCCGCTGTGACATACCTATTCATAAGGAGGGTTTATCTACCTCAGGTCAGATACATCTCACTGCCTGCTGATTACTTCCCTTTGTTTTTGATATTCGGCATAGCGGCATCGGGTGTGCTGATGAGGTATTTCTATAAGACCCATATCGTAGCAGTCAAAGAGCTGGCAATGAGTCTTGTGAGTTTTGCACCAAAGGTTCCAGAGGGCATTGGAGTTATATTTTATATCCACCTTTTTCTGGTTAGCACCTTGATTGCCTATTTCCCTTTCAGTAAGCTCATGCACATGGGTGGAGTCTTCATGAGCCCAACGAGAAACCTTACTGGCAATAGCAGGGAAAAAAGGCACATAAACCCATGGGATTACCCTGTCAAGGTTCATACATACGAGGAATACGAGAATGACTTTAGGGATAAAATGAAATCAGTCGGAATACCAGTGGAAAAGGAGTAA
- a CDS encoding TonB C-terminal domain-containing protein: MLSSDLKTAGLISFILHIGLLSLFPLVLRQRSFDISPSYTVSLISPDEIQMPEKKAIHMIDETSKETSVKAEEKTKISNTTGSDRESEYIDDRIAILRGIKKARQKTKEKAEISIGKQTSSQKGFFGQDEFPLRLKSAIEAVWVFPGEGKGLEAVISIRVMKNGIIEIVKTEKSSGNQIFDNSVLKAIKKVSPFEPPPYEMEINVRTKP, from the coding sequence ATGCTTTCCTCTGACTTAAAAACCGCAGGTCTTATCTCTTTCATCCTACACATTGGATTACTTTCATTGTTTCCGCTTGTCCTAAGACAGAGGTCATTCGATATATCACCTTCTTATACGGTAAGCCTTATCTCTCCTGATGAAATCCAAATGCCTGAGAAAAAGGCAATCCATATGATAGATGAAACTTCCAAAGAGACATCGGTAAAGGCAGAAGAAAAAACCAAAATCTCAAATACAACAGGCTCTGATAGGGAATCAGAGTATATAGATGACAGGATTGCTATCTTGAGAGGTATAAAAAAGGCACGGCAGAAGACTAAGGAAAAGGCAGAAATATCCATTGGCAAACAAACATCTTCTCAAAAAGGCTTTTTTGGACAAGATGAGTTCCCTTTAAGACTTAAATCCGCCATAGAGGCAGTGTGGGTTTTCCCAGGAGAAGGAAAGGGTCTTGAGGCAGTTATATCCATCAGGGTAATGAAAAATGGTATTATCGAGATAGTAAAGACCGAGAAGTCTTCTGGAAACCAGATATTTGACAACTCAGTTTTAAAGGCTATTAAAAAAGTAAGCCCTTTTGAGCCACCTCCTTATGAGATGGAAATAAATGTGAGGACAAAACCATAA
- a CDS encoding OmpA family protein, giving the protein MKKLTTLMMTLLVACGLVMVGCAKRIVTQTVSETTESQTTKQDLATEKDQKTEEIKTEKTETEKITEMEIVEDAKIASVDASTQKTDVLMPSKGKPIEKVKSLCSTNISDSTSHIGFDFDSYAIKDDAKPFLKEVSSYLTRNDLKIYIEGHCDDRGTDEYNLALGDRRASTARDWLLSSGVAGNRIEVISCGEESPMCTEETDECWSKNRRAHFVTLNETNDKTN; this is encoded by the coding sequence ATGAAAAAGCTTACAACCTTGATGATGACTCTTCTCGTTGCTTGCGGGCTTGTTATGGTGGGGTGTGCAAAAAGAATTGTAACACAGACAGTTTCGGAAACAACTGAAAGCCAAACAACAAAACAAGATTTAGCTACTGAAAAGGACCAAAAAACCGAAGAGATAAAAACCGAAAAAACGGAAACGGAAAAGATAACCGAGATGGAAATTGTCGAGGACGCAAAGATAGCTTCCGTAGATGCAAGCACACAAAAAACAGATGTGCTAATGCCCTCAAAAGGCAAGCCCATAGAGAAAGTTAAATCCCTTTGCTCGACTAATATAAGTGACTCTACATCGCACATCGGATTTGACTTCGATAGCTATGCTATAAAAGACGATGCAAAACCATTTCTCAAGGAGGTCTCTTCGTATCTAACCCGAAACGACCTAAAAATCTACATAGAGGGACATTGCGACGATAGGGGCACTGACGAATACAACCTTGCATTGGGAGATAGAAGGGCATCTACCGCAAGGGACTGGCTCCTCTCATCGGGTGTAGCAGGCAACAGGATAGAGGTCATAAGCTGTGGCGAGGAAAGCCCCATGTGCACAGAGGAAACAGATGAGTGCTGGTCAAAAAACAGAAGGGCACATTTTGTTACCCTGAATGAAACAAATGACAAGACAAACTAA
- a CDS encoding tetratricopeptide repeat protein: MTEIPLKGYLRNVSLPKILAYLNRIRATGTLLISTHGITKRVYLSKGNAIFASSTYEDDRLGEMLIKAGKITVEQYDKSVEMLKKTGQRQGAILVNLGFLTPKDLFWGVKYQVREIIYSLFQFEDSEYEFVESETTPDEMITLKMSMGNLIYEGVKRIENWTRIRREMPDTDAVMKLSDDPLSLFQEVELTAQDRKILSLIDGKRSIKKTIEDSWLNSFEALKILYLLWSIGIITETVAAVQEKVAVSVEEILAPVSEEEEAFMTKVNNIYERLGSMSFFELINVPESADSEAVRKNYYALAKEFHPDRFYDSADTTIKDKLSQIFDFLTDAYNTLKDEEGRKRYLSSLGRLEAPSDMGGEKAEKNFKQAIGLIKSGDFVSAVKILKEAVEISPDNPEYWNYLSLSMSKIPQGLQEAEGAMLEAIRLEPTSSEYYANLGLLYLKAKRMDEAKKQFHKALALDPDNQRAKKALSQIKG; the protein is encoded by the coding sequence ATGACAGAGATTCCCCTAAAAGGCTATCTCAGAAATGTTAGCCTTCCAAAAATCCTTGCCTACCTCAATAGAATCAGGGCAACAGGAACACTTCTGATTTCAACCCACGGCATTACAAAAAGGGTATACCTTTCCAAAGGCAATGCGATATTTGCATCGTCTACTTACGAGGACGATAGGCTTGGCGAGATGCTGATAAAGGCAGGCAAGATAACCGTAGAGCAGTATGACAAGTCAGTGGAGATGCTTAAGAAGACAGGGCAGAGGCAGGGAGCCATACTCGTAAACTTAGGCTTTCTTACCCCAAAAGACCTTTTCTGGGGCGTGAAATATCAGGTAAGGGAGATCATTTACAGCCTTTTTCAATTTGAAGACAGCGAGTATGAGTTCGTAGAGTCCGAGACCACCCCTGATGAGATGATAACCCTGAAGATGAGCATGGGCAACCTGATATATGAAGGCGTAAAGAGGATAGAGAACTGGACAAGAATCAGAAGGGAAATGCCTGATACGGATGCAGTCATGAAGTTAAGCGATGACCCCTTGAGCCTATTCCAAGAGGTGGAGCTTACGGCACAGGATAGAAAAATCCTTTCCCTCATAGATGGCAAAAGAAGTATAAAAAAGACAATAGAGGATTCATGGCTTAATTCCTTCGAGGCACTGAAGATTCTTTATCTCCTTTGGTCAATAGGAATAATCACGGAGACTGTGGCGGCGGTTCAAGAGAAGGTAGCTGTTTCCGTGGAAGAAATACTGGCACCTGTATCAGAGGAAGAAGAGGCATTCATGACAAAGGTCAATAACATCTATGAGAGGCTCGGTTCGATGAGCTTTTTTGAGCTGATTAATGTCCCTGAGTCAGCGGACTCCGAGGCTGTGAGAAAAAACTACTATGCTCTGGCAAAGGAGTTTCATCCTGATAGGTTTTATGACTCCGCAGACACCACTATTAAGGACAAACTGTCACAGATATTCGATTTCCTGACCGATGCCTATAACACGCTGAAAGACGAAGAAGGAAGAAAACGGTATCTGTCTTCTCTGGGCAGGCTCGAAGCACCTTCTGACATGGGCGGTGAAAAGGCAGAGAAGAATTTTAAGCAGGCAATAGGTCTGATAAAGTCAGGTGATTTTGTCTCTGCAGTAAAGATTCTCAAGGAGGCAGTGGAGATTAGTCCGGACAATCCTGAGTACTGGAACTATCTGTCCCTTAGCATGAGCAAAATTCCACAGGGACTCCAAGAGGCTGAAGGTGCAATGCTCGAGGCAATAAGGCTTGAGCCGACAAGCAGCGAGTATTATGCAAATTTAGGGCTTCTTTATCTTAAGGCAAAACGCATGGATGAGGCAAAAAAACAGTTCCATAAAGCCCTTGCCTTAGACCCTGACAATCAGAGGGCTAAAAAGGCACTTTCTCAGATAAAAGGTTAA
- the moaC gene encoding cyclic pyranopterin monophosphate synthase MoaC: protein MKKLTHINSKGLAKMVDVSSKPVTLRYASARGSVRMKNETLRLIADGAIAKGDVIGTARIAGIMAVKKTPEIIPLCHPLNITAVDVEIKIDKKNSRLLIESKVKTSAQTGVEMEALTAVSASALTIYDMCKAVDKEMVISEIVLIEKRGGKSDFELS from the coding sequence ATGAAAAAACTTACCCACATAAATAGCAAAGGGCTTGCAAAGATGGTGGATGTAAGCAGTAAGCCAGTGACGCTGAGGTATGCCTCGGCAAGAGGCAGTGTCAGGATGAAAAACGAGACTCTGAGGCTTATAGCGGATGGGGCAATTGCAAAGGGTGATGTAATCGGCACTGCGCGAATCGCAGGCATCATGGCAGTAAAAAAGACCCCTGAGATTATTCCCTTATGCCATCCTCTGAACATCACGGCAGTTGATGTAGAGATTAAGATAGATAAGAAAAACTCAAGGCTTCTAATCGAATCGAAGGTAAAGACCTCTGCTCAGACAGGCGTTGAGATGGAGGCACTGACTGCTGTGTCTGCCTCTGCACTGACTATTTATGACATGTGTAAGGCAGTGGATAAAGAGATGGTTATCTCGGAAATCGTCCTTATTGAGAAAAGAGGCGGAAAATCAGACTTCGAACTAAGTTAA